Proteins from one Rhodothermales bacterium genomic window:
- a CDS encoding response regulator transcription factor — MHRILLIEDERHVASFVRQGLEEESYAVEWAATGREGERRALAEPFDLVLLDLRLPDVHGVEVCESVRRHDPTLPILMLTALDAVEDRVAGLRAGADDYLPKPFAFDELVARVEALLRRAALEPAARAHADGPLELDPGTRRCACFGEPLDLSATEFDLLAYFVARKGQVLTRDELHRDVWGHRFDRGTNLIDVYVGYVRRKLDAAGCTARIETVRGVGYRYRPADQTEEVRDAG; from the coding sequence ATGCACCGCATCCTCCTCATCGAAGACGAGCGCCACGTCGCCTCCTTCGTCCGGCAAGGGCTGGAGGAGGAGAGCTATGCCGTCGAGTGGGCGGCGACGGGCCGTGAGGGCGAGCGCCGCGCCCTCGCCGAGCCGTTCGACCTCGTGCTCCTCGACCTCCGCCTCCCCGACGTCCACGGGGTCGAGGTGTGCGAATCCGTGCGCCGCCACGACCCCACGCTCCCCATCTTGATGCTGACCGCGCTCGACGCCGTCGAAGACCGCGTGGCCGGGCTCCGCGCCGGGGCCGACGACTACCTCCCCAAGCCGTTCGCCTTCGACGAACTCGTCGCCCGCGTCGAGGCGCTCCTGCGGCGGGCCGCGCTGGAACCCGCCGCCCGCGCCCACGCCGACGGCCCGCTCGAACTCGACCCCGGCACGCGGCGCTGCGCCTGCTTCGGCGAACCGCTCGACCTCTCGGCCACGGAGTTCGATCTGCTGGCGTACTTCGTCGCTCGGAAAGGCCAGGTCCTCACGCGCGACGAGCTCCACCGCGACGTGTGGGGCCACCGCTTCGACCGCGGCACGAACCTCATCGACGTGTACGTGGGCTACGTCCGGCGGAAGCTCGACGCGGCGGGGTGCACGGCGCGGATCGAGACCGTGCGCGGCGTGGGCTACCGCTACCGCCCGGCCGACCAGACCGAAGAGGTCCGCGATGCAGGCTGA
- a CDS encoding HAMP domain-containing sensor histidine kinase, which produces MQAEPGPATPRPGASSSFRRRLTLTLGSALALALAAFGGLVLLGAWAFMTYSARAHLTSEVGNIAAHVVHAGRLDLDAPPWDEPHHRFTEPHIDPHFVQVFDAEGRPLRSSTNVARLGDGFPARLLPVTGTAPGIEPLRTFEAGGIRFYHLTTPLTTQRGRVLGYLQVSRYEPQIGTMLGRLGFGLAVGYVVALAGLVALLWAVGGRVVRPLEAMTASARALSPERLSQRVPVPPGADRETAELGRALNDALGRLERAFGEVRRFTADAAHELQTPLTVLLGHVDVALRRERSPEAYRETLHVLRDEAEEMVRTVRGLLTLARLEGAAHPPEPVDVGLIARDEADAARPRAEAKGLTLTVAADAPAGVTGHPALLREAVRNLLDNAVKYTESGEVRVRVTRRDGRVALVVEDTGVGIAPEHLPHVTGRFWRADGVQHLPGSGLGLSLVEQVAAHHGGALYVRSEPGAGTHAELVLPAE; this is translated from the coding sequence ATGCAGGCTGAGCCCGGACCCGCGACGCCCCGGCCCGGCGCGTCGTCGTCGTTCCGCCGCCGGCTCACGCTCACGCTGGGCTCGGCGCTCGCGCTCGCGCTCGCCGCGTTCGGCGGGCTCGTGCTGCTCGGCGCGTGGGCGTTTATGACCTACAGCGCGCGGGCGCACCTCACGTCGGAAGTGGGCAACATCGCCGCCCACGTCGTCCACGCCGGCCGGCTCGACCTCGACGCGCCGCCGTGGGACGAGCCGCACCACCGCTTCACCGAGCCCCACATCGACCCCCACTTCGTGCAGGTGTTCGACGCCGAGGGGCGGCCCCTCCGCTCGTCGACGAACGTGGCGCGCCTCGGCGACGGCTTCCCGGCCCGCCTCCTCCCCGTCACCGGCACGGCCCCCGGCATCGAGCCACTGCGGACGTTCGAGGCCGGCGGCATCCGGTTCTACCACCTCACGACGCCGCTCACGACGCAGCGGGGCCGCGTGCTCGGCTACCTCCAGGTGTCGCGGTACGAGCCGCAGATCGGGACGATGCTCGGGCGGCTCGGGTTCGGGCTCGCCGTGGGCTACGTCGTCGCGCTCGCCGGGCTCGTCGCCCTGCTATGGGCCGTCGGCGGGCGCGTCGTCCGCCCGCTCGAAGCGATGACGGCGAGCGCCCGCGCGCTCTCGCCGGAGCGGCTGAGCCAGCGCGTGCCCGTTCCCCCCGGCGCCGACCGCGAGACAGCCGAGCTAGGCCGCGCGCTCAACGACGCTCTCGGCCGGCTGGAGCGGGCGTTCGGCGAGGTCCGCCGGTTCACGGCCGACGCGGCGCACGAGCTCCAGACACCGCTGACGGTCCTCCTCGGCCACGTCGACGTCGCGCTCCGGCGCGAGCGCTCGCCGGAGGCGTACCGCGAGACGCTCCACGTCCTTCGCGACGAGGCCGAGGAGATGGTCCGCACCGTGCGCGGCCTCCTCACGCTGGCGCGGCTCGAAGGCGCGGCGCACCCGCCCGAGCCCGTCGACGTGGGCCTCATCGCGCGCGACGAGGCCGACGCCGCTCGCCCCCGCGCCGAAGCCAAAGGGCTCACGCTCACCGTCGCCGCCGACGCCCCGGCGGGCGTCACGGGCCACCCGGCGCTGCTGCGCGAGGCCGTCCGCAACCTCCTCGACAACGCCGTGAAGTACACCGAGAGCGGCGAGGTCCGCGTCCGCGTGACGCGCCGGGACGGGCGCGTCGCGCTCGTCGTCGAGGACACCGGCGTGGGGATCGCGCCCGAGCACCTCCCCCACGTCACCGGCCGGTTCTGGCGGGCCGACGGCGTGCAGCACCTGCCGGGGAGCGGGCTCGGGCTGTCGCTCGTCGAGCAGGTCGCGGCACACCACGGCGGCGCGCTCTACGTCCGCTCCGAGCCCGGCGCCGGCACGCACGCCGAGCTCGTACTCCCTGCCGAGTGA
- a CDS encoding glucoamylase family protein translates to MGDDAVLETLQRQTFLYFLEEADPETGLVQDTTRPESVASIAATGLGLACYPVAAERGFIARADAVARTLRTLRFLWHAEQSEAPDATGHRGFFYHFLDPATGRRVWECELSSIDSTFLFAGALAAATYFDGDGEAEREVRSLADAIYRRADWTWMLNPESGGAGEAVSHGWRPERGFLPYRWVGYNEALLLYALGLGSPTHPLPPSSYAAWTAGYRWKTLYGHEHLFAGPLFTHQLSHVWVDFRDIQDAFMRERGIDYFENSRRATLVQRAYARRNTRGFDGYGEDCWGVTASDGPGPAEREVGGETRTFYGYRARGVPWGLDDGTLSPWAVAASLPFAPDEVFRALHHVNRTYPDAIGRYGYLCSINPTFPDGDAGGGWISSGHYGIDQGPVVLMIENYRSGLLWRLMRGCRPLADGLRRAGFTGGWLGDAAG, encoded by the coding sequence ATGGGCGACGACGCCGTGCTGGAGACGCTCCAGCGGCAGACGTTCCTCTATTTCCTCGAAGAGGCGGACCCGGAGACGGGCCTCGTGCAGGACACCACCCGGCCCGAGTCCGTCGCCAGCATCGCCGCGACGGGGCTCGGGCTCGCCTGCTACCCCGTCGCCGCCGAGCGCGGGTTCATCGCCCGCGCCGACGCCGTGGCCCGCACCCTTCGCACCCTCCGCTTCCTCTGGCACGCCGAGCAGAGCGAGGCCCCCGACGCCACCGGCCACCGCGGCTTCTTCTACCACTTTCTCGACCCCGCCACCGGCCGCCGCGTGTGGGAGTGCGAACTGTCCTCGATCGACTCGACGTTCCTCTTCGCCGGCGCCCTCGCCGCCGCCACCTACTTCGACGGCGACGGCGAGGCCGAGCGCGAGGTTCGCTCTCTCGCCGACGCGATCTACCGCCGCGCGGACTGGACGTGGATGCTCAACCCGGAGTCCGGCGGCGCGGGCGAGGCCGTCTCGCACGGGTGGCGGCCGGAGCGCGGCTTCCTGCCGTATCGCTGGGTCGGCTACAACGAGGCGCTGCTGCTCTACGCCCTCGGCCTCGGCTCGCCCACGCACCCGCTGCCGCCGTCGAGCTATGCGGCGTGGACGGCGGGCTACCGCTGGAAGACGCTCTACGGCCACGAGCACCTCTTCGCCGGCCCCCTCTTCACCCACCAACTCTCCCACGTCTGGGTCGATTTCCGGGATATTCAAGACGCGTTTATGCGGGAGCGCGGGATCGACTACTTCGAGAACTCCCGCCGCGCGACGCTCGTGCAGCGGGCCTACGCGCGCCGCAACACCCGCGGCTTCGACGGCTACGGCGAGGACTGCTGGGGCGTCACCGCCTCGGACGGCCCCGGCCCCGCCGAGCGCGAGGTGGGCGGCGAGACGCGGACGTTCTACGGCTACCGCGCGCGCGGCGTGCCGTGGGGCCTGGACGACGGCACGCTCTCGCCGTGGGCCGTCGCCGCCTCGCTCCCGTTCGCGCCGGACGAGGTGTTCCGCGCCCTGCACCACGTCAACCGGACGTACCCCGACGCGATCGGCCGCTACGGCTACCTCTGCAGCATCAACCCCACATTCCCCGACGGCGACGCGGGCGGCGGGTGGATCTCGTCCGGCCACTACGGGATCGACCAGGGGCCGGTCGTGCTGATGATCGAGAACTACCGGAGCGGCCTGCTCTGGCGGTTGATGCGCGGGTGCAGGCCCCTCGCCGACGGCCTCCGCCGGGCGGGCTTCACCGGCGGCTGGCTCGGCGACGCGGCCGGGTGA